The Pimelobacter simplex genomic sequence CTTGACGCCGGCGCTGAGCCGCTCGACCTCGTCGGAGAGCTTGTTGAACCGGTCCTCGACCGTCCGGTAGTTCGCGGCCTCGCCCTCGACCAGTCCCGCGAGGTCGGTGTAGCGGCCCGGACGCAGGTCGGTTCCCTCGCTGTTGGTGGCCGAGACGGCCAGCAGGCTGCCGCTCAGCAGGGCCACGACAGGCGTGCCGATCCGCCACCCCAGGGACCGGCGCCCGGACCCGGTTCGGCGGCCCGTCGTACCTCCGGCGTGGCTACCCGTCATACTGACAGTGTCCACCACTGGTCGAGCGCGCGCCCGCAGGGGCGAGCGAGCGGCCACCGAGTCTCACCGAGGAGCCCCCTGTGGCCAAGCCGACCCGCCTGTCGAAGCGCAAGGAGCGCGAGGTCTTCGGCGACCCCGACCGCGGCCCGGTGATGAGCCTGCGGTTCGCCATCGCCCTGCTGCTGATCCTCGGTGGTATCGCCTGGATCCTGTACTACTACTTCGGCATCCGGCCCACCGACGGCTTCGGCAGCATCAACGCCAAGGGCAAGCCCAACCCGGCCGGCGGCCCGTCGTTCCTCCAGGACCTCGAGGGCAAGAACTACCTGATCGGGTTCCTGCTGTTCTTCGCCGGCCTGATCTTCTCGGCGCACCCCAAGACCCCGCTGGGCCGCGGCCGCGGCGTCGTGGTCGGCATGCTCGGCTGCTTCCTCATCGGCCTGCTGTGGATCTGTGTCTTCTACATCTTCCTCACCGGCAACGACCCGGCCGACATCCCGATCATGACCGACCTCGGACAGAAGAACCTGTTCGTCGGCATCGGCTTCATGGCCGTGGGCTTCGCCTTCGCCACCCGCTGGGAGTAGGCCCCGCGCCCACCCACCCACCCGCACGTCGTACGCCGCGCCGGTCGCCCGCCAGGGCACCGGCGCGGCGCTCGTTTTCCCCCAGGTTTCTCCACAGCTGGGGAGAACTACACCC encodes the following:
- a CDS encoding cell division protein CrgA, with protein sequence MAKPTRLSKRKEREVFGDPDRGPVMSLRFAIALLLILGGIAWILYYYFGIRPTDGFGSINAKGKPNPAGGPSFLQDLEGKNYLIGFLLFFAGLIFSAHPKTPLGRGRGVVVGMLGCFLIGLLWICVFYIFLTGNDPADIPIMTDLGQKNLFVGIGFMAVGFAFATRWE